One genomic window of Motacilla alba alba isolate MOTALB_02 chromosome 1, Motacilla_alba_V1.0_pri, whole genome shotgun sequence includes the following:
- the GPR161 gene encoding G-protein coupled receptor 161 isoform X2: MSSNSSLSNGKSLKNLTTEEDGAVRVTESIAIIVIAIFICLGNLVIVVTLYRKSYLLTLSNKFVFSLTLSNFLLSVLVLPFVVTSSIRREWIFGVVWCNFSALLYMLISSASMLTLGLIAVDRYYAVLYPMVYPMKITGNRAVVALVYVWLHSLIGCLPPLFGWSSLEFDQFKWMCVAAWHKEVAYTAFWQIWCALLPFVVMMICYGFIFRVARIKARKIHCGSVVIVEEDSQRNGRKNSSTSTSSSGSRRNAFQGVVYSANQCKAFITILVVIGAFVITWGPYMVVITSEALWGKNSISPALETLATWLSFSSAICHPLIYGLWNKTVRKELLGMCFGDRYYRKSFAQRHRTSRLFSISNRITDLGLSPHLTALIAGERPLGNSSSTGDTGFSCSQDSGTDTMLLEDYSSDGPHAPHCICPPRRRSSVTFDDEVEQIKEAAKNSILHVKAEVHKSLDSYAASLARAIEADVKLSLFGEDALSGALFPSWTLTGSSGNTRRGARPHASQRLKLQSIDEGNI, from the exons ATGAGCAGCAATTCCTCCCTCAGCAATGGGAAGAGCCTGAAGAACCTGACCACAGAGGAAGATGGGGCAGTCAGAGTCACTGAGTCCATTGCTATAATTGTCATTGCCATCTTCATCTGTTTGGGCAACCTGGTGATTGTTGTCACTCTGTATCGCAAGTCGTACCTTCTCACCTTGAGCAACAAGTTTGTTTTCAGCCTGACCCTCTCCAACTTTCTACTCTCCGTGCTGGTGCTGCCATTTGTTGTGACCAGCTCCATCAGGCGAGAATGGATCTTCGGGGTTGTTTGGTGCAatttctcagctctgctctaCATGCTGATCAGTTCAGCCAGCATGCTCACTCTGGGACTCATAGCCGTAGACCG GTACTATGCTGTGCTGTACCCGATGGTTTATCCAATGAAGATAACGGGCAACAGAGCAGTAGTAGCTCTTGTGTACGTGTGGCTGCATTCCCTTATTGgctgcctccctcccctttTCGGCTGGTCCTCTTTGGAGTTTGACCAATTCAAGTGGATGTGTGTGGCAGCCTGGCACAAGGAGGTTGCCTATACCGCCTTTTGGCAGATCTGGTGCGCACTGCTGCCGTTCGTGGTCATGATGATCTGCTATGGATTCATATTCCGTGTGGCAAGGATTAAGGCCCGCAAAATTCACTGTGGGAGTGTTGTTATTGTGGAGGAGGACTCGCAGAGGAACGGGAGGAAGAACTCCAGCACCTCCACGTCCTCCTCTGGCAGCCGAAGGAACGCTTTCCAAGGGGTTGTTTACTCAGCCAACCAGTGCAAAGCTTTTATAACCATCTTGGTTGTCATTGGGGCTTTCGTCATTACATGGGGACCTTACATGGTAGTAATAACATCAGAGGCGCTTTGGGGTAAAAACAGTATTTCCCCTGCTTTGGAGACATTGGCTACATGGCTGTCCTTTTCCAGTGCCATTTGCCACCCGCTAATTTATGGGCTGTGGAACAAAACAGTGCGCAAGGAACTCCTGGGAATGTGCTTTGGGGATCGCTATTACCGCAAGTCCTTTGCTCAGCGGCACAGGACATCGAGGCTCTTCAGCATTTCCAACAGGATCACAG ATTTGGGACTATCTCCTCACCTTACTGCCCTCATAGCAGGTGAGAGGCCactgggaaacagcagcagcacaggagacaCAGGTTTCAGCTGCTCACAGGATTCAG GAACAGATACAATGCTTCTTGAAGATTATAGCTCAGATGGCCCTCATGCCCCACACTGCATCTGTCCCCCTCGAAGGAGGAGTTCAGTGACATTTGACGATGAAGTGGAACAAATTAAAG aggcTGCAAAGAATTCCATTCTTCATGTAAAAGCTGAAGTCCACAAATCTCTGGACAGTTATGCAGCCAGTCTGGCCCGAGCTATAGAAGCTGATGTGAAACTCAGCCTGTTTGGGGAAGATGCTTTATCCGGAGCCCTGTTCCCCTCATGGACTCTGACAGGAAGCAGTGGGAACACCCGGCGTGGTGCCAGGCCCCATGCCAGCCAGAGACTGAAGCTGCAGAGCATCGATGAAGGGAATATTTGA
- the GPR161 gene encoding G-protein coupled receptor 161 isoform X1, protein MFLSIVLLLAAQHVLAAPDLLTLTMSSNSSLSNGKSLKNLTTEEDGAVRVTESIAIIVIAIFICLGNLVIVVTLYRKSYLLTLSNKFVFSLTLSNFLLSVLVLPFVVTSSIRREWIFGVVWCNFSALLYMLISSASMLTLGLIAVDRYYAVLYPMVYPMKITGNRAVVALVYVWLHSLIGCLPPLFGWSSLEFDQFKWMCVAAWHKEVAYTAFWQIWCALLPFVVMMICYGFIFRVARIKARKIHCGSVVIVEEDSQRNGRKNSSTSTSSSGSRRNAFQGVVYSANQCKAFITILVVIGAFVITWGPYMVVITSEALWGKNSISPALETLATWLSFSSAICHPLIYGLWNKTVRKELLGMCFGDRYYRKSFAQRHRTSRLFSISNRITDLGLSPHLTALIAGERPLGNSSSTGDTGFSCSQDSGTDTMLLEDYSSDGPHAPHCICPPRRRSSVTFDDEVEQIKEAAKNSILHVKAEVHKSLDSYAASLARAIEADVKLSLFGEDALSGALFPSWTLTGSSGNTRRGARPHASQRLKLQSIDEGNI, encoded by the exons ATGTTTCTGAGCATTGTTCTGCTTCTAGCTGCTCAGCATGTCTTGGCTGCTCCAGATCTGCTCACTCTGACCATGAGCAGCAATTCCTCCCTCAGCAATGGGAAGAGCCTGAAGAACCTGACCACAGAGGAAGATGGGGCAGTCAGAGTCACTGAGTCCATTGCTATAATTGTCATTGCCATCTTCATCTGTTTGGGCAACCTGGTGATTGTTGTCACTCTGTATCGCAAGTCGTACCTTCTCACCTTGAGCAACAAGTTTGTTTTCAGCCTGACCCTCTCCAACTTTCTACTCTCCGTGCTGGTGCTGCCATTTGTTGTGACCAGCTCCATCAGGCGAGAATGGATCTTCGGGGTTGTTTGGTGCAatttctcagctctgctctaCATGCTGATCAGTTCAGCCAGCATGCTCACTCTGGGACTCATAGCCGTAGACCG GTACTATGCTGTGCTGTACCCGATGGTTTATCCAATGAAGATAACGGGCAACAGAGCAGTAGTAGCTCTTGTGTACGTGTGGCTGCATTCCCTTATTGgctgcctccctcccctttTCGGCTGGTCCTCTTTGGAGTTTGACCAATTCAAGTGGATGTGTGTGGCAGCCTGGCACAAGGAGGTTGCCTATACCGCCTTTTGGCAGATCTGGTGCGCACTGCTGCCGTTCGTGGTCATGATGATCTGCTATGGATTCATATTCCGTGTGGCAAGGATTAAGGCCCGCAAAATTCACTGTGGGAGTGTTGTTATTGTGGAGGAGGACTCGCAGAGGAACGGGAGGAAGAACTCCAGCACCTCCACGTCCTCCTCTGGCAGCCGAAGGAACGCTTTCCAAGGGGTTGTTTACTCAGCCAACCAGTGCAAAGCTTTTATAACCATCTTGGTTGTCATTGGGGCTTTCGTCATTACATGGGGACCTTACATGGTAGTAATAACATCAGAGGCGCTTTGGGGTAAAAACAGTATTTCCCCTGCTTTGGAGACATTGGCTACATGGCTGTCCTTTTCCAGTGCCATTTGCCACCCGCTAATTTATGGGCTGTGGAACAAAACAGTGCGCAAGGAACTCCTGGGAATGTGCTTTGGGGATCGCTATTACCGCAAGTCCTTTGCTCAGCGGCACAGGACATCGAGGCTCTTCAGCATTTCCAACAGGATCACAG ATTTGGGACTATCTCCTCACCTTACTGCCCTCATAGCAGGTGAGAGGCCactgggaaacagcagcagcacaggagacaCAGGTTTCAGCTGCTCACAGGATTCAG GAACAGATACAATGCTTCTTGAAGATTATAGCTCAGATGGCCCTCATGCCCCACACTGCATCTGTCCCCCTCGAAGGAGGAGTTCAGTGACATTTGACGATGAAGTGGAACAAATTAAAG aggcTGCAAAGAATTCCATTCTTCATGTAAAAGCTGAAGTCCACAAATCTCTGGACAGTTATGCAGCCAGTCTGGCCCGAGCTATAGAAGCTGATGTGAAACTCAGCCTGTTTGGGGAAGATGCTTTATCCGGAGCCCTGTTCCCCTCATGGACTCTGACAGGAAGCAGTGGGAACACCCGGCGTGGTGCCAGGCCCCATGCCAGCCAGAGACTGAAGCTGCAGAGCATCGATGAAGGGAATATTTGA